In Pseudomonadota bacterium, the following are encoded in one genomic region:
- a CDS encoding FAD-dependent oxidoreductase has protein sequence MKQCDVVVIGAGIAGASMASALAVDHSVVLLEREDTPGYHTTGRSAALFTPTYGPPQIRALTRASQAFFDAPSPDFTSVPLVRQRDVLLLARTDQRASLEAAADPLSNETSIEWVEGDRLQALHPLLRPGYADCGVLNRDSADIDVDAVLAAWLRRFRARGGELQVHAEVTGLRRVGERWQLRTPNGTLSATWVVNAAGAWADAVARLAGAEGVGVVPKRRTVAVIASPLELGDARALPVAIDVDEQFFLKPEAGRLLVSPADATPSSPTDARPEEWDIAVGIERVQRAFALDVTRVESAWAGLRCFVPDGLPVVGPDPTVPGFFWLCGQGGYGIQTALAMAALGAALLRRDPLPEHLVAEGVDAAALRPGR, from the coding sequence ATGAAACAGTGTGACGTGGTTGTTATCGGCGCTGGCATCGCGGGTGCGTCGATGGCCAGTGCGTTGGCGGTTGACCACAGTGTAGTGCTGCTCGAGCGTGAAGACACGCCGGGCTACCACACCACGGGCCGATCGGCGGCGTTGTTCACGCCCACGTACGGGCCACCTCAGATCCGGGCGCTGACGCGCGCCTCACAGGCGTTTTTCGATGCGCCGTCGCCCGACTTCACGTCGGTCCCGCTGGTGCGCCAGCGGGACGTCCTGTTGCTGGCGCGCACCGATCAGCGTGCGTCTCTCGAAGCGGCTGCTGACCCCCTGAGCAACGAGACGTCGATCGAATGGGTCGAGGGCGATCGTTTGCAGGCGCTGCACCCGTTGCTGCGCCCCGGCTACGCCGACTGTGGCGTACTCAACCGCGACAGCGCCGACATCGACGTCGATGCGGTGCTCGCCGCCTGGTTGCGCCGTTTCCGCGCGCGCGGTGGCGAGTTGCAGGTGCACGCCGAGGTCACCGGCCTCCGACGGGTGGGCGAGCGATGGCAGCTGCGCACGCCGAATGGCACCCTGTCCGCGACCTGGGTGGTCAACGCGGCTGGTGCCTGGGCCGATGCCGTGGCCCGGTTGGCCGGTGCAGAGGGGGTCGGGGTCGTGCCGAAACGGCGCACCGTGGCCGTGATCGCGTCACCGCTAGAACTCGGTGATGCGCGGGCGCTGCCAGTGGCCATCGATGTCGACGAGCAGTTTTTCCTCAAGCCCGAAGCGGGCCGGCTGCTGGTGTCTCCGGCGGACGCGACGCCGTCGTCGCCCACGGACGCGCGACCGGAAGAGTGGGATATTGCCGTCGGCATCGAGCGGGTCCAGCGCGCCTTCGCGCTTGACGTCACGCGGGTCGAGTCTGCGTGGGCGGGTCTGCGCTGCTTCGTGCCGGACGGTCTGCCGGTCGTCGGACCAGACCCCACGGTACCGGGGTTTTTTTGGTTGTGCGGGCAGGGCGGCTACGGCATCCAGACCGCGCTCGCGATGGCGGCACTCGGCGCCGCGCTGTTACGCCGAGACCCCCTGCCAGAGCACCTCGTGGCCGAGGGGGTGGACGCGGCCGCGCTCCGGCCGGGTCGATGA
- a CDS encoding NADH:flavin oxidoreductase — MSTASLDSLLSPVQLGALSLNNRVVMAPMTRTMSPGNVPGDASVAYYRKRAAGGVGLIITEGTCVGHVAANGYPRVPFFHGDEALAAWGRVREAVHAAGGRIMPQLWHVGSVRRPGTEPDPEVPGFGPSGMARPGKVTGHAMTESDIADVIAAFATAARDAERLGFDGVEVHGAHGYLIDQFFWGGTNHRDDGWGGDAVARTRFASEIIRAIRAEVRADFPVLLRWSQWKQQDYGARLADTPDALERFLAPLTDAGVDVFHCSQRRFWEPEFQGSDLNLAGWVKKLSGKPTVTVGSVGLDGDFIVEGSAEFREAQPASIDGLLERLAAAEFDLVAVGRALIANPDWPTRLRQGQAAALKPYTKSLLQTLD, encoded by the coding sequence TTGAGCACTGCGAGCCTCGACTCCTTGCTGTCCCCCGTGCAACTGGGGGCGCTGTCGCTGAACAATCGGGTTGTCATGGCACCGATGACCCGCACGATGTCGCCCGGCAACGTGCCCGGCGATGCCTCGGTTGCCTACTACCGCAAGCGCGCGGCCGGCGGCGTCGGCCTGATCATCACCGAGGGCACCTGCGTTGGCCACGTCGCGGCCAACGGCTACCCGCGCGTGCCGTTTTTTCACGGTGACGAGGCTCTGGCGGCCTGGGGCCGCGTCCGCGAAGCCGTGCACGCCGCCGGCGGTCGCATCATGCCGCAGCTCTGGCACGTGGGCTCCGTACGCCGGCCTGGCACCGAGCCCGATCCCGAGGTGCCCGGGTTCGGGCCGTCCGGCATGGCGCGACCCGGCAAGGTCACGGGTCACGCGATGACCGAGTCCGACATCGCCGACGTGATTGCCGCGTTCGCGACGGCGGCGCGTGATGCCGAGCGCCTTGGCTTTGACGGCGTCGAGGTGCACGGCGCGCACGGCTACCTGATTGACCAGTTTTTCTGGGGTGGCACAAACCACCGGGACGATGGCTGGGGCGGCGACGCCGTGGCGCGCACGCGGTTTGCCTCCGAGATCATCCGGGCCATCCGTGCCGAGGTGCGCGCGGATTTCCCGGTGCTGTTGCGGTGGTCTCAGTGGAAGCAGCAGGACTACGGTGCGCGGCTCGCCGACACACCGGACGCGCTCGAACGGTTTCTCGCGCCCTTGACGGACGCCGGCGTGGATGTGTTTCACTGCAGCCAGCGGCGGTTCTGGGAGCCTGAGTTCCAGGGCAGTGACCTCAACCTCGCGGGATGGGTGAAGAAGCTCAGCGGCAAGCCGACGGTGACGGTTGGCAGCGTCGGTCTGGACGGCGATTTCATCGTCGAGGGCAGCGCAGAGTTTCGCGAGGCGCAGCCGGCCAGCATCGACGGGCTGCTTGAACGGTTGGCGGCGGCAGAGTTCGATCTCGTGGCTGTGGGGCGTGCGTTGATCGCCAACCCGGATTGGCCAACGCGGTTGCGTCAGGGCCAGGCGGCTGCGCTGAAGCCCTACACCAAATCCCTGCTGCAGACACTGGACTAG